The Liolophura sinensis isolate JHLJ2023 chromosome 6, CUHK_Ljap_v2, whole genome shotgun sequence genomic sequence CGGTGGCTTTATCCTCAACGCATATAGGGCTTACGTGTGGGAAATCAAGCGACCATAGTATTTCAAGCCGGCTAATACTAGATTTCAAACCGGTAATTTCCTCCATAGTTACACTGTCTCCTGGTTTACACGTTCTCGCCAAGTACATTTTGTTGGGAATAATATTTCCTagaggggtctccgtggccagGGTGATAAGCGGCGCAATAACCCATCAGGatcatctcaccaatgcggtcgctgtgagatcaagtccaactcatgctggcttcctctccggccatacgtggggagatctctcagcaacctgcggatgatcgtggttttccccgggtttcgcccagtttcctcccaccataatgctggccaagcATTAAGTTAAATActcaagtgaaatactcttgattacggcgtaaacactaatcaaatagaaaaataaaactttcctagatgttttttttacagtggACGATGTCTTCCTCATTGCCTTGAAACATGAAACCTCCAATTTGGCAATACCTGTATAAAAAGACccttttaaataaacaaaggcaAAAGATGTCaaagtttcaaataaaaaattacataaactAGCGCCCTTTGTATGAAGTCGGACTTCACAGTGTTGGCTAATCACTTGGCTTTTTAATATCATCATGTCAGATTAAGTAGTGTATTTGGTTATGCGTTACCATTATACTATTATTAGTAATTTACCATATTGAGGATTTTTATAAttatacatttgaaacatttgtcaTTCTCTTTGTGGGATGTCTTCATAACCATATATAATAACTGAGTTTTTACCAGAACAGAGCGGAGAAATGTAAgaccaaggggagataactcgaTAAATGAAACGTGTAAAGATCGAGAAAAAGTTATGTCCCCTATTCAATACAAAGTATAAATGTACCTCTATTCGTGGATTTCAGTCATCGGTTTAAACGATTTCAAATGAATATCATATCCAATGTGCTGATGGTAGTTTAGTTTCTTTGGGCTGTTCCCTGTTtcataaggaaataaataaataaaaagaaacgaAACAaagcacaaactacatgtacatccttgCATAACATATTTTATGATTAACCATTCAAAGGTAAGATTGTTGAACGTTAAAGTTAGACAACTGtacaaaatatgcatgtaagGAATGTGGTATATCCATGATATGATACATAGTCATCCAATACTGACAGAATCATTTCAAGGACtgtacacaaacaaacaaacaaaaaggtCAAATTGCAATAACCCCATCAACAGATTaacaaagtgtcaaaatatatgtgtatttgtttagcAATGAAAATCACACAGCAGAAACTTGTAGGCTTATACCACACTAGCATATAGTTTAATGCATCATGTGGTAAATTTGAGGAAATACCTGAAAGGTGAAAAATTACTAATTAACTTTATTCTAAAGAATAATGTTATTCTGAAAGGCATCATCATTCTAcagtacaaaataaacaacaaacatttcCATACTGATACAAATAACATTATTAACAGTCtcccaaaaaaaattaaaaggagCCTAACACATATATGTTCACAAACATGACTAACCCATGAAACACAGCTTTAACACATATGATAAACTACATATATTAAATCTTTCACTTAAACTTGCTCAAGCTGGCCAGTCACAACAATATGGACATAATAGAATGCTATTAAATACAGGCTACCCCAGAGCTGTATTTTAAGGTCTTctatttttatgtcatttttggTACAATTCACAGCAATATCAAATCAGAAAATTAGTTTTGACAATATGATCAAAGGCCTCATTATGACTGTTGACTTCTGCAATTCTTCTGTACTGGCTGCATTACCATTATCTGTCATCCATAATCATATGTAATAATACAACATCAGGTAGACATTAtcatatatttaataatttgcTTTACTATGATAATATTTCTTATGCAAAGGCATCTAAAGTTATTCTTCCACTGCCCACAATGGGACTGAAAAGTCCTGTGCTGAACATGAGTCAATTGGTCTGTCGACTTCATCATAACCATCTGATAGAATGTCAGAGTCTAAATCAAAGAGGCAGGAGGGGAGAGAACTTATGCTCTCTGACCCCTCTGTTAATGTTGAGTGGGGAGAATTAGGTATTCGGTGACTATAAACTGGTATGTCTGACTGAGAAACAAGGCCAAACTCCTCCTCATCTGATGAGATGAGGTAGGAATGTGGACAACAAAAGCTTGCGTCTTCAGTAATGAACTGGTAGTTATCTGCTGAGTTCATGACAGTATTTGGGTGATCCCCATCGCTGTCACTGTAACCATCACATAATGGTACTACCTGCAGCAAATCATCATCAGATAATGGGCAGGTAGAGATGTATGGCACTACTTGATCCCAGCTTTCTGTTTCCACAGTAATGAACTGTGACGGTCTTGGAACATGCTTTGTTGGAATACCCAGCAGCAAGTTCTCCTCGTCAATGAAACCTTCTGCTTCATACTGTGAACTCAAGTCAAAGCAGTCACAAGCATAAGCTTTGTTTTCTGATCCCTCACCATCTTCTGGACTGTACCACACCGCATCTTGGATTAGTTTCGTCACGTTCTCAGTTTCACAAACAGAGGACTTGGGGGTACACAGACCTCCATATACAGCAGTTACGGGAACATTTACTGGTGCTTCTAAATCACTTTGATGCCAATCCTTCAGTTCACGGCTCAAAATCCAGGGTGAGAACTGCTTGTGCACATTACTATCCTTTGCATACATTCCGTGTGCGCAGTGATCATCACATGAGCTGTAATTCTCATCTATGTATAACATTTGATGTTCCAAATCTACATCTGGGTCGGTCTTTGTAATTGAATGACAAGACATAAATCCGTCGTACATGTGCTCAATTTGGGTATCCATTCTAAAGTCTTGTGTTCTTCAAAGGGTCTATGTTGGCACAGATATGCACAGAGCTTCACCAAAGGGCAAAAACAATCTTTTATCCCAAGCCAATAGCCACAATGAAAAAGTTTTGCTCATGATCAGAACTCACTTTAAGGACAGGAGCACCAGGGACTCTTTCAGATTTCAATGCTGAAAACACATTTGAACATGAGATATtatattgaattttgtgtacatatatatttggtgAAATAAACTCATCCATGAATGACCTCCCCAGAAAATGCGAATCTTTAACCACTTCAAAAAATGTCTTGACTAGAAAAGTTAACAAGTAAAATCTCACTTAAAGACAATTTTCACCAAACAAAACTATACCAAAATGAAAGCACTTTCTTTCCACTTAAAGTGGCAATATTTAAGGCCTAATTAACATCTCAGGTGACTGACTCTTCACAATTAAATCACAACTTCTTAAGCTTTCACTTAAAAGTAAGATTCCAAAACTTTGAAAGACAGAATGAATTGCCCACATTCGAGGGTCTATGAAGAATATGGTAGTCTGAAAATATCATAGTTGcagaatgtaactctgaaatcgaGCAACACAGTGTTGGGAGATTTATTGGGGATAATGTGTCGGATCCACGGTAAACCACATTTACTGCATCTCCACATgggcattaaatcttccctagcataaatcTATGTCAACCAAGTGGTCCCCAttatcaactaacctgttctgaatCTCGCTGAAGCAAAAATGACCCATGACAACggcacaaatacacaaaataaatacatacacccACTGTTGAAATAGGCCGTCTGTCACCATTTTAATCACTTGCAAGAATGAACGAGGCTATTGCAATTATGGCCATCTGACAACAGTGAGGAGTGAACCTGCCAAATGGACGACTAGACTTGCCTACTGTTACTTTGATTACCATAAGTATTATATCCCTGCAACAaccttatttttttctgtgcttACATTGATCAAGAGACTAGTATGTACAACTATCGGGATGAGATAGCgaccacagtgggtgtagtgtgtaaaaatgtattgtgaagatgcggtaaatgtggcttaccatTGAGCCAACACATTTGAAGCAGTTATTCCCCATAACTCTTCCGAAACTGCGTGTTAATCGAtttacattccgcaactaaaAGTACCACTGTAGAACGAACTGTAGAACCAATTTACACAAACGGTCTCGTGCGGTATGTCAAATTATATTTCATCAATGGGTGGATGTATATTTACTTACTACACTTATTAAGATCTGAAAGCTACCTAtggttaatacatgtacgtaaactTGCATTTTGCATACTGTTAAACGTCTGTCCGATCATGTAGGTAGAGTACATCCATGATTAGGTGAACTGACATGGTTTGCATTATCGTGCGCAAAAACTTTTTGCAAGGTAGCGCAAACTATTTTTCCTCCATGACAGTGTTAATAATAAAGTGTTCCGAATTTAAAATACATATCAGAATATACATACCTTTATGTTAAGGCTGTTATGTCATAATTCATAACTTCTGACATCGATTTTTTGTAAGTCACCGCCAGACGCAGCTAGCAGAAGACAGGCACTGCCCTCCCAGCGTTCATCGCGAGATATTTGTCTAGGGACCAAACCAAAGTGTAAaaatatgttaatgttttttgtaCTTAAACAAAACTTTCACTTTGATTCTTATATGtgttaaatcattttaaaactttcaataaaataaaaacagcaaaccGAAGAAAAAGGCAATGTATATTTGTTGGTATTTTTCAGGAAAGACGTAAAGTGAAGATTATCCCTTACAAACCGCCAGTGTCCATGTTCTCGAAACAGTGGTGTTCTGACAGCTCACGAAATACACAGAAGACCGCTGTGCGGAGAGTAAACTTGCTTTTGCAAATGGCGGAAAGGCCAACTCGGCAACGAAAGTAAGCACGTGAAAACTCCGATATGAGCGTGATGTCTGCGTTGTTTTTACTAAAACGCAGTAAATACACGCCATCCATTCCTATGAATTTATGTATAGGTAACAGACGTATATCAGTAACGAGACTACAAGTTTGTTGGTCAGTTGATTCTGTGAATTTGGTCGCATGTAGAAAGCAAGATTGCTCAATGACCAAATTTCGATACCGTCTGGCGGCCTTCGTTATTTCACCAAGAAACACtcatttaaaaataatgttattttgGTGTGAGTAgtagttgtaaagactaggatTATATTTTCTTCTAGATTAAAGTTCCATCACAAATTCACTTAAATGTCTAATGATGTTTACTCATTTCCCACTTTCAGCCCTCAGCATTAAACCTGTGTTTTGAAGAcagggaaatccttcctgctggaaagatcatttttttctcaactAGATTTTGTACTTGAAACATGGCGACTATGTGGCATGAAGCACGGAAGCAGGAGAGGCGTATCCGCGGGCTCATGGTTGACTACAAGAAAAGAGCAGAGAGGCGTCGAGAATTCTATGAAAAAATTGTAAGATATACATAGAAACATTGCATAGATGACAGATGAAATCAAGCTTCTGTGTTaacattattgttgttttaatagAGAACTGttcacaaacaaaatatcactAAAAGTACTTACTGTATCTCCTGTCACTGAGATTTTATGTCTTTCATGTAAAtggatattttttatgttttccttgaATGGTTGAATAATTAAGCAGTGTAAGTGATCTGTTTTCTGtaaagtttcagtgttttcaTCTGAAGCAACAAGTGTATCCATTCATATCATCATAATTAAGTTTCATATGTAACTGCTACATATGCtctaattaaataatttttgtatctTTCTGATGACAgatgttaatttaaaatatttgttggtaTGGCCAtgattaaaataatttaatgtcTTCATCACAGAAACTTGATCCAACACAATTTTTACGTCTGCATGGAAGACCCCTGAAAATACATCTGGACCATGCTGTTGCCATGGCAGCAGAAAGCCCACAaagcatgtatgtattatgaGTTTCTCTCATATGACTGGTTGTACTGTCACGGCGAAATGTATACAGCTAGAGATTCATCGGCTGTCATAGCATTGTACATGGTTTAATTCCGTTACCTAGCCACGATACATCCACACATTACTGAGGCTCTTACCAATAAACTGAGTTATTATGTATTGAACATGGATAGTGTCTTAGCGTCCATTCATTTTCCTGCTATGATGCAGTGATTTACttattcagttaaaaacaaGGATTAAAACAGTATGTGGAAGTGACATCCTAGATGCCACTGTGTGTAGTTGTCCGCCCACATGTTTAGTCAGTTAGTGATAAGATCTAGTTGTGTTACATAGGCTtaatattgtcaaaatgtaaaattagCAGAATTGTAAGAAATTCCATTCAGATCTGAATTTACAAGTTTATTCAGTTGGGAAGAAAAAAGTAAGGCAAGAAATCTATTGAAGGGAAGATCGTATTACACAGTTCTACTATTTTGTCTGTCAAATAAACAGCCCCACCTTGAAGGAAgcgtaaaaataaatgtaatgtgactgaatcTCAAAAttggtaaaaaataaatatgtaactgAGAAGGTTAAGCTTAATGGAGCAGATAAAGTGTATTTAGGAGAAAACTGCAGTATGAAGTAAACCAtatgaaagatgaaaaaaaaattcccaaatacaaaatattatttgtatGCTATGTGTCTGCATAAATCAGAGAAAGTAAAGACATTATTTTCTTAAGAATAAGTTGCTATACtaattgtatttacatgtactacatttcaGGCTGTTAAAAGGATGTTACCAGAAATATATCGATAATGGCACAATAAGCCAAATCAGCGTTTCAGGGGTCTCACAAGCTCACAAAGAAATTTGAGAGTgtctggggatggtcgtggatttcctccaggttctgcctggtttcctcctaccatagtactggccgccgtcgtagaagtgaaatattcttgagtacggcgtaaaacaccaatcaaataatcaaataaataatattggaTAAACAGGTGGGAGCTCTTGCAAACTACCGGAGATAAAAGGCATGATTTTACATTAGGTGCCAATAGCACCATCAGGTTGACAGATATGTATTCAATCTTGCAACTGCCGTTAAATAACGTCTTTTTATCTACGTTATtttgcgagagcccccaccTGCCGATATCTGATGTGAACTCACGAGACCCATGAAATACCATTTGGGCTTATACAACATAAATTTTGCTTTTTGTATAATTGAACTTAATCACTTTGGtcagtaaatgtgttttttaactcagttcatttcatttttgctttGTAAATTTTGTGTCCCAGGCcttgtttaaataaatataatctagATAGAACTACAAACAGGTTTTTGAATAAATGTGTTCAGTGAAAACCACCTCTAAATATACacattatcatttatttgattcaagATCTACTTttaagttctttttttattcttgcCAAACCTGTAAATGTGCCTACTGTCATTTTTTATCAGAGAAAGTCATTTTTGTTCTTCTCTAAACCAGTTATCAAGTGAAAAATATAGAAGAATATTTATAGAAATTTACAGATAATGacacaatacaacataaaatttgcCTAGGGTTTGTAAGTAAGATTTTTATTAACGCAATTCAGATTCCACGTTGGTCGGTAAAAACTTTTTAACTGGATGTAGCCCCTGCCAAAAA encodes the following:
- the LOC135468789 gene encoding uncharacterized protein LOC135468789, encoding MDTQIEHMYDGFMSCHSITKTDPDVDLEHQMLYIDENYSSCDDHCAHGMYAKDSNVHKQFSPWILSRELKDWHQSDLEAPVNVPVTAVYGGLCTPKSSVCETENVTKLIQDAVWYSPEDGEGSENKAYACDCFDLSSQYEAEGFIDEENLLLGIPTKHVPRPSQFITVETESWDQVVPYISTCPLSDDDLLQVVPLCDGYSDSDGDHPNTVMNSADNYQFITEDASFCCPHSYLISSDEEEFGLVSQSDIPVYSHRIPNSPHSTLTEGSESISSLPSCLFDLDSDILSDGYDEVDRPIDSCSAQDFSVPLWAVEE